The region TAATGTGGCTTAAACGTCTTCATTCACTACACAATAAACCATTATAAGACTTTCCTGATGTGATCTGGTTCATTACATCACTCCAGCTACTAGCATCTCTAAGAAAATGATATGAATGCTTTCTGCTTGATAGTTCTCTCAAATCTCAAAACCTCTCTGTTGTGAGTTTAAGAATTGCGTAGTACTACTGTAGGAAAATTCGGGCGATGAAATTAAAATACTGCAAGTATGACGGTACTGTAAGAGTGCCGGTATGTAAGGTCCGTTGTCAGTTCATGAGCAGTGAGGTGAGCACCCACCTGTGGTGTGAGCGTCCTGGGCCACCACGCCAGCCGCGCCTGCTGCTGCTCCTGCGGCGACTGCGCCTGCCGCTGTCCctccagcagctgcagcagcacctGCCGCTCGTCCTCCTCGGTGGGATCCAGCTGCAGCTGCGggtgctgctgctcctcctcctgctGCGGAAGCTGCTCGTGGGAGTCGCCCGCAGCTGCGctcagcagcagctgctgcaggcGCGACAGCATGCGTGGATCAGAACGGCGGCGGCGTCCCCTGTAACAATAGGAGAGACAGCTGTCAGTTACGGACGACACACGGAGCTGTGGAGTTTCTGAGGGCGTCGATAATGCTGACTCCTACGCCAGAACATGGCAGCA is a window of Schistocerca gregaria isolate iqSchGreg1 chromosome 8, iqSchGreg1.2, whole genome shotgun sequence DNA encoding:
- the LOC126284832 gene encoding uncharacterized protein LOC126284832, which encodes MSRIVFSLLLAAVLAAVAVSDGSAMPADNHRVKRMSDHRVAELQTLLSMGKMGGKVVTHKVGYGQVDPMKVGRRRRSDPRMLSRLQQLLLSAAAGDSHEQLPQQEEEQQHPQLQLDPTEEDERQVLLQLLEGQRQAQSPQEQQQARLAWWPRTLTPQL